From Streptomyces zhihengii, the proteins below share one genomic window:
- a CDS encoding Lrp/AsnC family transcriptional regulator, with the protein MASRSADIRNGSGGGPSPTIDAVSLAIIEQLQEDGRRPYAAIGKAVGLSEAAVRQRVQKLLDQGVMQIVAVTDPLTVGLRRQAMVGIRVEGDLDPVADALTAMAECEYVVMTAGSFDLMVEIVCEDDDHLLEVINKRIRALPGVRSTESFVYLKLKKQTYMWGTR; encoded by the coding sequence GTGGCCAGCCGTAGCGCAGACATCAGGAACGGGAGCGGCGGCGGACCGTCGCCGACGATCGACGCGGTCTCCCTCGCGATCATCGAGCAGCTCCAGGAGGACGGCCGCCGTCCGTACGCCGCGATAGGCAAGGCCGTGGGCCTTTCCGAGGCGGCAGTCCGGCAGCGCGTCCAGAAGCTCCTCGACCAGGGCGTGATGCAGATCGTCGCCGTCACCGATCCCCTCACCGTCGGTCTGCGGCGCCAGGCGATGGTGGGCATCCGGGTCGAGGGCGACCTCGATCCGGTTGCGGACGCGCTCACAGCCATGGCCGAATGCGAGTACGTGGTGATGACCGCGGGCTCGTTCGATCTGATGGTGGAGATCGTCTGCGAGGACGACGACCACCTGCTCGAAGTGATCAACAAGCGGATCCGCGCGCTCCCCGGCGTGCGCTCCACCGAGAGCTTCGTCTACCTCAAGCTCAAGAAGCAGACCTATATGTGGGGAACCCGATAG
- a CDS encoding aspartate aminotransferase family protein, with protein sequence MGNPIAVSQDRSDLSKSAYDHLWMHFTRMSSYENAPVPTIVRGEGTYIFDDKGKRYLDGLAGLFVVQAGHGRHELAETAYKQAQQLAFFPVWSYAHPKAVELAERIAHHAPGDLNKVFFTTGGGEAVETAWKLAKQYFKLTGKPTKYKVISRAVAYHGTPQGALSITGLPGLKAPFEPLVPGAHKVPNTNIYRAPIHGDDPEAFGRWAADQIEQEILFEGPDTVAAVFLEPVQNAGGCFPPPPGYFRRVREICDQYDVLLVSDEVICAFGRLGTMFACDKFGYVPDMITCAKGMTSGYSPIGACIVSDRLAEPFYQGDNTFLHGYTFGGHPVSAAVGLANLDLFEKEKLNQHVLDNEDAFRATLEKLHDLPIVGDVRGNGYFYGIELVKDKHTKESFNEEETERVLYGFLSKALFDAGLYCRADDRGDPVVQLAPPLISDQRTFDEIEQILRSVLTEAWTKL encoded by the coding sequence GTGGGGAACCCGATAGCCGTGAGCCAGGACCGCAGCGACCTCTCCAAGTCCGCCTACGACCACCTGTGGATGCACTTCACCCGCATGTCGTCGTACGAGAACGCACCCGTGCCCACCATCGTGCGTGGTGAGGGCACCTACATCTTCGACGACAAGGGCAAGCGCTACCTGGACGGCCTCGCCGGCCTCTTCGTGGTGCAGGCGGGTCACGGACGGCACGAGCTCGCCGAGACCGCGTACAAGCAGGCCCAGCAGCTGGCCTTCTTCCCCGTCTGGTCCTACGCCCACCCCAAGGCCGTCGAGCTCGCGGAGCGCATCGCCCACCACGCCCCCGGCGACCTCAACAAGGTCTTCTTCACCACCGGCGGCGGCGAGGCGGTCGAGACGGCCTGGAAGCTCGCCAAGCAGTACTTCAAGCTGACGGGCAAGCCCACCAAGTACAAGGTCATCTCGCGTGCGGTCGCCTACCACGGCACCCCGCAGGGAGCCCTGTCCATCACCGGTCTGCCGGGCCTGAAGGCGCCCTTCGAGCCGCTGGTCCCCGGCGCGCACAAGGTGCCGAACACCAACATCTACCGCGCCCCGATCCACGGCGACGACCCCGAGGCCTTCGGCCGCTGGGCCGCCGACCAGATCGAGCAGGAGATCCTGTTCGAGGGCCCCGACACCGTGGCCGCCGTCTTCCTGGAGCCCGTGCAGAACGCGGGCGGCTGCTTCCCGCCCCCGCCCGGCTACTTCCGGCGGGTCCGCGAGATCTGCGACCAGTACGACGTACTGCTCGTCTCCGACGAGGTCATCTGCGCCTTCGGCCGCCTGGGCACGATGTTCGCCTGCGACAAGTTCGGCTACGTGCCGGACATGATCACCTGCGCCAAGGGCATGACCTCGGGCTACTCCCCGATCGGCGCCTGCATCGTCTCCGACCGGCTGGCGGAGCCCTTCTACCAGGGCGACAACACCTTCCTGCACGGGTACACCTTCGGCGGCCACCCGGTCTCCGCCGCGGTCGGCCTCGCCAACCTCGACCTGTTCGAGAAGGAGAAGCTGAACCAGCACGTCCTCGACAACGAGGACGCCTTCCGCGCCACACTGGAGAAGCTGCACGACCTGCCGATCGTCGGCGACGTCCGCGGCAACGGCTACTTCTACGGCATCGAGCTCGTCAAGGACAAGCACACCAAGGAGTCCTTCAACGAGGAGGAGACCGAGCGCGTCCTGTACGGCTTCCTCTCCAAGGCGCTGTTCGACGCCGGCCTCTACTGCCGCGCCGACGACCGCGGCGACCCGGTCGTCCAGCTCGCCCCGCCGCTCATCTCGGACCAGCGGACCTTCGACGAGATCGAGCAGATCCTGCGCTCGGTCCTGACGGAGGCCTGGACCAAGCTGTAG
- a CDS encoding ABC transporter ATP-binding protein, with the protein MVAPPDNDVIWARSLHHAHRGSPALVGVSLGVREGEILAVCGARGSGKTTLLRCLSGQLVPQQGEVWFNSSPVHTMPPLLRERMRRDRFGWIDPEPVLVPELKAWENAALPLLLSGVPRRAAKTTALEWMERLDIGAAAQKRPHVLLRAEQQRVAVARALVTTPSVLFADEPTATLHSTDAAHVLRTVTAAVRSHRVTMVLATHDPDTASVADRVITLGDGRRTGTATVTDAEGRAACSLSV; encoded by the coding sequence ATGGTCGCCCCGCCGGACAACGATGTGATCTGGGCTCGTTCCCTGCACCACGCCCATCGCGGCTCGCCGGCGCTCGTCGGCGTCTCGCTCGGAGTGCGGGAGGGCGAGATCCTCGCCGTGTGCGGTGCGCGCGGCAGCGGCAAGACCACCCTGCTGCGCTGCCTCTCCGGCCAGCTCGTCCCCCAGCAGGGCGAGGTCTGGTTCAACAGCTCGCCGGTGCACACGATGCCCCCGCTGCTGCGCGAACGGATGCGCCGCGACCGGTTCGGCTGGATCGACCCGGAGCCGGTGCTCGTCCCCGAGCTGAAGGCCTGGGAGAACGCCGCCCTCCCGCTGCTGCTGAGCGGTGTCCCCCGCCGGGCGGCCAAGACCACCGCCCTGGAGTGGATGGAGCGGCTGGACATCGGCGCGGCCGCCCAGAAGCGCCCCCACGTCCTGCTCCGCGCCGAGCAGCAGCGCGTGGCCGTGGCCCGTGCCCTGGTCACCACCCCGTCCGTGCTCTTCGCCGACGAGCCGACCGCGACCCTGCACAGCACCGACGCGGCCCACGTCCTGCGCACGGTCACCGCCGCGGTGCGCTCGCACCGGGTGACGATGGTCCTGGCCACCCACGACCCGGACACGGCCTCGGTCGCGGACCGTGTCATCACCCTCGGCGACGGCCGCCGCACCGGCACGGCGACGGTCACCGACGCGGAAGGCCGGGCCGCGTGCTCGCTCTCCGTCTAG
- a CDS encoding ABC transporter ATP-binding protein has protein sequence MTLLHLEGVTVRFGDRAVLDRVDLAVEEHEIVCVLGPSGSGKSTLLRVVAGLQSAGEGRVLLGGTDQTRVPVHRRGVGLMFQDHQLFPQHDVAGNVAFGLRMHGAAAAERTRRTGELLDLVGLPGAERRPVASLSGGEQQRVALARALAPEPRLLMLDEPLGQLDRGLRERLVVELRGLFGRLGTTVLAVTHDQGEAFALADRVVVMRDGRIAQAGTPLEVWQRPASEFVARFLGFDNVVPATVTGTAAATAWGKVPVPDGAPQGERTLLVRPSGVRLTPAGEGLAAVVESMTFRGSRVAVRLRPADGPVLEAECPLRDAPAEGAGVGVAFDPADVVVLDRA, from the coding sequence ATGACGCTGCTGCACCTGGAGGGCGTCACCGTGCGGTTCGGCGACCGCGCCGTGCTCGACCGGGTCGACCTCGCGGTCGAGGAGCACGAGATCGTCTGCGTCCTCGGACCGAGCGGCAGCGGCAAGTCCACGCTGCTGCGGGTGGTCGCCGGGCTCCAGTCCGCCGGGGAGGGGCGCGTCCTGCTCGGCGGGACGGACCAGACCCGGGTGCCGGTCCACCGGCGCGGCGTGGGCCTGATGTTCCAGGACCACCAGCTCTTCCCGCAGCACGACGTCGCGGGGAACGTCGCCTTCGGGCTGCGCATGCACGGCGCGGCGGCCGCCGAGCGGACCCGCCGCACGGGGGAGCTGCTGGACCTCGTCGGGCTGCCCGGCGCGGAGCGGCGCCCGGTGGCGTCCCTGTCCGGGGGCGAGCAGCAGCGGGTGGCCCTGGCCAGGGCCCTCGCCCCGGAGCCCCGGCTGCTGATGCTCGACGAACCCCTCGGACAGCTCGACCGGGGTCTGCGGGAGCGCCTCGTCGTCGAACTGCGCGGTCTGTTCGGCCGGCTGGGCACCACGGTGCTCGCGGTGACCCACGACCAGGGCGAGGCGTTCGCGCTCGCCGACCGGGTCGTCGTCATGCGGGACGGGCGCATCGCCCAGGCGGGGACCCCGCTGGAGGTGTGGCAGCGGCCGGCGTCCGAGTTCGTCGCCCGCTTCCTGGGCTTCGACAACGTCGTGCCCGCCACCGTCACGGGCACCGCCGCCGCCACCGCCTGGGGGAAGGTCCCCGTCCCCGACGGCGCGCCGCAGGGCGAACGCACCCTGCTCGTACGGCCGTCGGGGGTGCGGCTCACCCCGGCCGGCGAGGGCCTCGCCGCGGTCGTCGAGTCGATGACCTTCCGCGGCAGCCGGGTCGCCGTGCGCCTGCGCCCGGCGGACGGCCCCGTGCTGGAGGCCGAGTGCCCGCTGCGGGACGCGCCCGCCGAGGGCGCGGGTGTCGGGGTGGCCTTCGACCCCGCGGACGTCGTGGTGCTGGACCGCGCCTGA
- a CDS encoding ABC transporter permease encodes MAGPVVFFAVFFAYPVTAIVGRGLHDGGAWQFGRVAEVAGRPEILRVLWFTTWQALASTALTLLIALPGAYVLARFHFPGRRLLRAVVTVPFVLPTVVVGTAFLALIGRGGLLDELWGVRLDTTVWAILLAHVFFNYAVVVRTVGGLWAQLDPRQEEAARVLGAGRFTAWRRVTLPALVPSLAAAALMVFLFTFTSFGVVQILGGPTFSTLEVEIYRQTADLLDLPTAAVLTLIQFAAVGAILAVHARTVRRRESTLRLVDPARTARRPRGAGQWALLAGVVATVLVLLVAPLAVLVERSFDTPGGYGLAYYRALTVVDSRGGTFLVPPVEAIRNSLEYAAAATAISVVVGGLAAAALTRRAGRLVRGFDALLMLPLGVSAVTVGFGFLIALDEPPLDLRTSWILVPLAQALVGVPFVVRIMLPVLRAVDARLREAASVLGASPLRAWREVDLPLVRRALLVAAGFAFAVSLGEFGATVFIARPDNPTLPVAVARLLGRPGELNYGQAMALSTVLMAVCAVALLALERIRPDKTSGEF; translated from the coding sequence ATGGCCGGGCCCGTTGTGTTCTTCGCCGTCTTCTTCGCCTACCCCGTCACCGCCATCGTCGGCCGCGGCCTGCACGACGGCGGTGCGTGGCAGTTCGGCCGCGTCGCCGAGGTGGCCGGCCGGCCGGAGATCCTGCGGGTGCTCTGGTTCACCACCTGGCAGGCGCTCGCCTCCACCGCGCTCACCCTGCTGATCGCCCTCCCGGGGGCGTACGTCCTCGCCCGGTTCCACTTCCCCGGCAGACGGCTGCTGCGCGCGGTGGTGACGGTGCCGTTCGTGCTGCCGACCGTCGTCGTCGGGACCGCCTTCCTCGCCCTGATCGGACGGGGCGGGCTGCTCGACGAACTGTGGGGCGTGCGCCTCGACACCACGGTCTGGGCGATCCTGCTGGCCCATGTGTTCTTCAACTACGCCGTGGTCGTCCGCACCGTCGGCGGCCTGTGGGCGCAGCTCGACCCCCGCCAGGAGGAGGCCGCGCGGGTGCTCGGCGCGGGCCGGTTCACCGCCTGGCGCCGGGTGACTCTGCCCGCCCTGGTGCCGTCGCTCGCGGCGGCCGCGCTGATGGTCTTCCTGTTCACCTTCACCTCCTTCGGCGTGGTGCAGATCCTCGGCGGCCCCACCTTCTCCACGCTGGAGGTGGAGATCTACCGGCAGACCGCCGACCTGCTCGACCTGCCCACGGCCGCCGTGCTCACCCTGATCCAGTTCGCCGCCGTCGGCGCGATCCTCGCCGTGCACGCCCGGACGGTGCGCCGCAGGGAGAGCACCCTGCGCCTCGTCGATCCGGCCCGCACGGCGCGCAGACCGCGCGGCGCGGGGCAGTGGGCGCTCCTCGCGGGCGTCGTCGCGACCGTGCTCGTGCTGCTGGTCGCGCCCCTCGCGGTGCTCGTCGAGCGGTCCTTCGACACCCCCGGCGGCTACGGCCTCGCCTACTACCGGGCCCTGACGGTGGTCGACTCCCGGGGCGGCACCTTCCTCGTCCCGCCCGTCGAGGCGATCCGGAACTCCCTGGAGTACGCGGCGGCGGCGACCGCGATCTCCGTCGTCGTCGGCGGGCTGGCCGCCGCGGCGCTGACCCGGCGGGCCGGCCGGCTGGTGCGGGGCTTCGACGCGCTGCTGATGCTGCCCCTCGGCGTCTCGGCCGTCACGGTCGGCTTCGGCTTCCTGATCGCGCTCGACGAGCCGCCCCTGGACCTGCGCACCTCCTGGATCCTCGTGCCGCTCGCCCAGGCGCTCGTCGGAGTGCCGTTCGTCGTCCGCATCATGCTGCCGGTGCTGCGCGCCGTGGACGCCCGGCTGCGCGAGGCGGCATCCGTGCTCGGCGCGTCCCCGCTGCGCGCGTGGCGCGAGGTCGACCTGCCGCTGGTGCGCAGGGCGCTGCTGGTGGCCGCGGGCTTCGCCTTCGCCGTCTCGCTGGGCGAGTTCGGCGCCACCGTCTTCATCGCCCGGCCCGACAACCCGACCCTGCCCGTCGCGGTGGCCCGGCTGCTCGGACGGCCCGGAGAGCTCAACTACGGGCAGGCGATGGCCCTGTCCACCGTGCTGATGGCGGTCTGCGCCGTGGCGCTGCTCGCCCTCGAACGCATCCGTCCCGACAAGACCTCCGGGGAGTTCTGA